A single region of the Bacillota bacterium genome encodes:
- a CDS encoding tripartite tricarboxylate transporter substrate binding protein — MMNRGLKRLASGLLMGIMFLSLCVGVAAAQEEKFPTKPIRMIITHDVGGSVDMAARGIIPYLEKYLGVNIQPENMVGAGGRRAMEYMFNQAPADGYTIVVSAFPSRLLGELTYPQSKYKMSEFVHLGAWVGGDYRSIIVAKSSKFKTFNDILNESKKRKLTAAGGGGLGSTSQLQAVMLKDVVGLNAEFIPFDSTAEVAAAVLGKHVDFGLMPLSSSLRYAKTGDVRIVAVHSRKRMPECPDVPTMEELGFPGVVIPYGVGAWAPPKTPASKAKILEEAIVKASNDPQFKAWAEKTDMLLEPLNAEEFYRTTMDDYKNIQKVLPMLMKAAGTSK, encoded by the coding sequence ATGATGAATAGGGGTTTGAAACGCCTGGCAAGCGGTTTGTTGATGGGGATAATGTTCCTATCCCTGTGCGTGGGGGTGGCCGCAGCCCAGGAGGAGAAGTTTCCGACCAAGCCCATCCGCATGATTATAACGCATGATGTCGGCGGCAGCGTCGATATGGCGGCAAGGGGAATAATCCCTTACCTAGAGAAGTACCTCGGGGTGAATATACAACCAGAGAATATGGTCGGCGCCGGCGGGCGGCGGGCGATGGAATATATGTTTAATCAGGCTCCCGCCGATGGTTATACAATCGTGGTGTCGGCCTTCCCATCCAGGCTGCTCGGTGAGCTGACCTATCCCCAGTCGAAATATAAGATGTCGGAGTTCGTCCACCTCGGAGCGTGGGTGGGCGGGGACTATCGATCGATAATAGTGGCCAAATCATCGAAATTTAAGACATTTAACGACATCCTGAATGAATCCAAAAAGAGGAAGCTGACGGCCGCCGGTGGAGGGGGCCTCGGCTCCACGTCGCAGCTCCAGGCCGTCATGTTGAAGGATGTCGTTGGTCTGAATGCTGAGTTTATCCCCTTCGACAGCACGGCGGAGGTTGCCGCCGCAGTGCTCGGGAAACATGTGGACTTCGGTTTGATGCCCCTTTCGAGCTCCCTGCGGTATGCGAAAACGGGCGATGTGAGGATCGTGGCCGTCCACTCGCGCAAGAGGATGCCCGAATGTCCTGATGTGCCTACCATGGAGGAGCTGGGGTTCCCAGGCGTGGTAATTCCCTACGGTGTCGGCGCCTGGGCGCCTCCTAAGACCCCGGCCTCGAAGGCCAAAATCCTCGAGGAGGCGATCGTCAAGGCATCCAATGACCCGCAATTCAAGGCATGGGCTGAGAAGACCGATATGCTCCTCGAACCGCTTAATGCTGAGGAATTCTACAGGACGACGATGGATGATTATAAGAACATCCAAAAGGTCCTGCCTATGCTGATGAAGGCAGCGGGGACGAGCAAATAG
- a CDS encoding dihydroorotase family protein — protein MNGKVQLLITGGDVYTPSRPIKADIVVKDEKIVSLQAPGTFQGEAEKIIDASGKSVIPGLIDTHAHFREPGFTHKEDFETGTRAAAAGGVTLAVDMPNTKPTTNSPERFEEHRKASEQKAIVDFNHWPGPPHDLDQIKDLMDMGAIGIKVFMMKDTKRGYPHMPELGITDDGHLMEIMRACQKYGAIVAIHPHNQELCEHIEKRYFWEKGLTSPGDYAKALRWGDSIIYDTAFALLLLLARSTGVKLHLLHLNTYLGVEMVRLATQYNVNVTAEINPPHLFVTWKDVQEKGPYVLGTWTPPKDQEALWRACTEDLFTVLLATDHAPHAKEEKEIGWQDMWKAHGGAPYIQHYLSLLLTAANEGRITVERIVKLCSETPAKVFGFYPRKGVIQPGSDADLVIIDMNKKEEITTDRIYSKCGWTPFEGWEVKGVPIQTIVRGKVVMENGEVIGEPGHGKFITPQR, from the coding sequence ATGAACGGAAAAGTGCAGCTGCTGATCACCGGCGGGGATGTTTACACCCCATCGAGGCCAATCAAGGCCGATATCGTAGTGAAAGATGAGAAGATCGTTTCCCTTCAGGCCCCCGGGACGTTCCAGGGGGAGGCGGAAAAGATCATCGATGCATCCGGGAAGTCCGTCATCCCGGGCCTGATCGATACCCACGCCCACTTCAGGGAGCCCGGCTTCACCCACAAGGAGGACTTCGAGACGGGCACACGGGCCGCCGCGGCGGGAGGCGTCACCCTCGCCGTTGACATGCCTAACACCAAGCCCACTACCAATTCGCCCGAGCGCTTCGAGGAGCACCGCAAGGCCTCCGAGCAGAAGGCAATAGTTGACTTCAACCACTGGCCGGGACCTCCCCATGACCTGGATCAGATCAAGGACCTGATGGACATGGGCGCAATAGGTATCAAGGTCTTCATGATGAAGGATACCAAGCGGGGTTATCCCCACATGCCCGAGCTGGGCATAACCGACGACGGTCACCTCATGGAGATTATGAGGGCATGCCAGAAATACGGCGCGATTGTCGCAATTCACCCTCACAACCAGGAGCTCTGTGAGCATATCGAGAAACGGTATTTCTGGGAGAAGGGCCTCACGAGCCCTGGAGACTACGCCAAGGCATTGAGATGGGGCGACTCGATAATCTACGACACGGCCTTCGCCCTGCTCCTCCTCCTGGCGCGGTCAACAGGTGTCAAGCTGCACCTCCTGCACCTCAACACCTATCTCGGCGTCGAGATGGTGAGGCTTGCCACGCAGTATAACGTGAATGTGACGGCTGAGATCAACCCGCCGCACCTCTTTGTCACATGGAAGGACGTCCAGGAGAAGGGCCCTTATGTGCTGGGGACGTGGACGCCGCCCAAGGACCAGGAGGCCCTGTGGCGAGCATGCACGGAGGACCTGTTTACCGTCCTGCTTGCAACCGATCACGCGCCTCACGCGAAAGAGGAGAAGGAGATCGGCTGGCAGGATATGTGGAAGGCGCACGGCGGCGCCCCGTATATCCAGCATTATCTCTCGCTGCTCCTCACGGCGGCGAACGAGGGCAGGATAACAGTCGAGCGGATCGTCAAGCTCTGCTCGGAGACGCCTGCGAAGGTCTTCGGCTTCTACCCGCGCAAGGGGGTCATCCAGCCCGGCTCTGACGCCGACCTGGTAATCATCGACATGAATAAAAAGGAGGAAATAACCACAGATAGAATTTATAGTAAGTGCGGCTGGACTCCTTTCGAGGGATGGGAGGTAAAGGGCGTGCCCATCCAGACGATCGTGAGAGGCAAGGTAGTCATGGAGAACGGGGAGGTGATCGGCGAGCCCGGGCATGGGAAGTTCATTACGCCGCAGAGGTAG
- a CDS encoding tripartite tricarboxylate transporter TctB family protein: MSKKATYTWVGIAEWLFPLVLLAFCLLLFFMGFRYQPRTRELPQIIAAITAAMLVAHLALIRMDRRDAKTVPMPRANKAALIYSLLAVPVFILILHFLGFIIASLVLVAALTYILGMRRTPVLVAVPIGATLFLYAVFGMLLGVPLPRGLIFQLLFH, from the coding sequence ATGTCAAAAAAGGCGACCTATACCTGGGTCGGCATCGCTGAGTGGTTATTTCCCCTTGTCCTGCTGGCATTCTGCCTCCTGCTCTTCTTTATGGGATTTAGATATCAACCAAGGACGAGGGAACTGCCTCAAATCATCGCAGCTATTACCGCGGCGATGCTGGTGGCACACCTGGCGCTCATACGCATGGATCGCAGGGACGCAAAGACGGTGCCGATGCCGCGGGCCAATAAGGCGGCGTTGATTTACTCACTCCTGGCCGTACCTGTGTTTATCCTGATCCTCCATTTCCTGGGCTTCATTATCGCTTCTCTGGTCCTGGTAGCGGCCCTCACATATATTCTCGGGATGCGCCGCACCCCGGTGCTTGTCGCTGTGCCAATCGGCGCCACGCTTTTTCTATATGCGGTCTTTGGGATGCTCCTCGGTGTCCCGCTGCCGCGTGGGCTGATATTCCAGTTACTTTTCCATTAA